In Desulfomonile tiedjei DSM 6799, a genomic segment contains:
- the lon gene encoding endopeptidase La, whose amino-acid sequence MAFFRKSQEDEKPSVPQEILDLRAGIDKARLPDHVRPAAQKELERLERTDPSLPEYIIGLTYLDYLLSLPWNRYTDDNLDLQRAEQILERQHYGLHHAKQRVLEFLAVRTLRSHRKFRILIVDDEEMARSNMEHVISKEGYEVQTAANGLEALHRLQSETFDLVITDLKMEKLDGMELLQSAKQSSTPPEIILVTGYATVDSAVDAFSKGAAHYLIKPYKLDDLRSIVNRTLDKKRHAQFTRGPILCFAGAPGTGKTSIGQAIAESMQRKFARISLAGLRDEAELRGHRRTYVGAMPGRIISEIKNLNLKNPVLMLDEIDKIGQDFKGDPASVLLEILDPEQNHGFRDHYLDVPFDLSAVMFIATANVVDNLPSALLDRLEVIQFPGYTEAEKMEISERFLIPRQLSDCGLSDRDITFEDDAITTIIRDYTREAGLRNLEREIANVCRRLAFLHLLQGDRNTPAIVNSGMVAEFLGPRKYRHEIAEAKDRIGIATGLVWTEFGGEIIFVEAVRMRGSQQLILTGSLGDILRESAQTALSYIRSNAEALGIDPDFFHNSDIHVHIPAGAIPKDGPSAGITICMALISLLTSRPAKRDIAMSGEITLSGRILPVSGIREKLLAAQRAGIKTVIFPARNQADVESCSSEITKNIKVVLAEEMIEIVDLVLPVI is encoded by the coding sequence ATGGCCTTTTTTCGCAAATCCCAAGAAGACGAAAAGCCTTCGGTCCCGCAGGAGATACTCGATCTGCGCGCAGGAATCGACAAAGCACGGTTGCCCGATCACGTTCGCCCTGCAGCTCAAAAAGAATTGGAGAGACTGGAAAGAACGGATCCTTCGCTTCCGGAATACATTATCGGGTTAACCTACCTGGATTATCTGCTGTCTCTTCCCTGGAATCGTTATACGGATGACAATCTCGATCTTCAACGAGCCGAACAAATTCTGGAGCGTCAACATTACGGGCTGCACCATGCCAAGCAACGAGTGCTCGAATTTCTTGCGGTTCGGACTCTCAGGAGTCATAGGAAATTTCGCATCCTTATTGTTGATGACGAGGAAATGGCTCGTTCAAACATGGAGCACGTAATCAGCAAAGAAGGTTACGAGGTTCAGACTGCTGCCAACGGCCTGGAGGCGCTTCATCGTCTGCAAAGTGAGACGTTCGACCTCGTCATCACGGATCTCAAGATGGAGAAGCTTGATGGAATGGAGCTGCTTCAATCGGCAAAGCAGTCTTCTACGCCTCCGGAAATTATTCTCGTTACAGGGTATGCCACTGTGGATTCCGCTGTTGACGCCTTCAGCAAAGGTGCTGCACATTATCTGATAAAACCCTACAAACTTGACGATCTCAGGTCGATTGTGAACCGAACCCTCGATAAGAAGAGACATGCTCAATTCACTCGAGGTCCGATTCTTTGCTTTGCCGGTGCTCCGGGAACGGGAAAGACGTCAATTGGACAGGCTATTGCCGAATCGATGCAGCGAAAATTCGCACGGATCTCTCTTGCCGGCTTGCGGGACGAAGCTGAACTGAGGGGACACAGACGGACGTACGTCGGAGCAATGCCCGGGAGAATCATCAGTGAAATCAAGAATCTCAATCTGAAAAATCCGGTGCTGATGCTGGACGAAATCGATAAGATAGGGCAGGATTTCAAGGGCGATCCGGCTTCCGTCTTATTGGAAATTTTGGACCCGGAACAGAACCACGGGTTCAGAGATCACTATCTTGATGTTCCTTTTGACCTCTCCGCGGTCATGTTCATTGCAACTGCAAATGTTGTGGATAATCTGCCTTCCGCGCTTTTGGACCGACTCGAAGTCATCCAATTTCCGGGTTATACCGAAGCTGAGAAGATGGAGATTTCGGAGCGCTTTCTTATCCCTCGGCAGCTTTCCGACTGTGGACTGAGCGACCGAGATATCACATTCGAGGATGATGCTATAACTACTATCATCAGGGATTACACTCGAGAAGCCGGGCTGCGAAATCTTGAACGCGAAATCGCCAATGTGTGCCGCAGGCTCGCGTTTCTTCATCTTCTGCAAGGAGATCGGAACACTCCTGCAATTGTGAATTCTGGTATGGTGGCAGAATTTCTCGGTCCGAGAAAATATCGCCATGAAATTGCTGAAGCGAAGGATCGCATTGGCATTGCAACGGGGCTGGTTTGGACCGAATTCGGAGGAGAGATAATTTTTGTTGAAGCTGTGCGAATGAGAGGAAGTCAGCAGCTTATCCTAACCGGCTCTTTGGGAGATATACTTCGAGAATCGGCTCAGACTGCCTTGAGCTATATCAGGAGCAATGCGGAAGCACTTGGCATCGATCCGGACTTCTTCCACAATTCGGATATTCATGTCCATATTCCTGCCGGAGCCATACCGAAGGATGGACCTTCAGCCGGTATTACCATCTGCATGGCGCTTATATCGCTCCTGACCTCTCGTCCGGCGAAACGTGATATAGCCATGAGCGGCGAGATAACCCTGAGCGGTCGAATCCTTCCGGTAAGCGGTATCCGTGAAAAGCTGCTTGCCGCACAGCGAGCAGGAATCAAAACAGTGATTTTTCCCGCAAGGAATCAGGCCGATGTTGAGTCGTGTTCCAGTGAAATTACGAAGAACATCAAAGTCGTTCTGGCTGAAGAGATGATCGAAATTGTAGATCTGGTGCTTCCGGTGATATAG